The genomic DNA GGTCAGGGAAGACGAATGTGTCGGCTGCAACCTCTGCTCGATTGTTTGTCCGGTTGAGGGAGCCATCGACATGATGGATCTTGCGCCAACTGAACCGCCAATGTCTTGGAGTGACCGGGAGACGGCTTTGCAAACACTAAATAGCAAATAATAATCAGAGAGAATTTGATCTGATTTCTTATGTTAAGGAAGGTATAGTTGCTGCTACATTTAAAAATCGGGTAACATAATTTGCCCGAATAAAAAGGAGGCAGACGATGGGAAAGACTGATAAAAACAATTCGCATCTAAAATCACCGGATTTACTTCCAATCAGTTATCATAAGCGGAAGATTGGTGTTATGGGATTTTTTTCAATGTGGATTGGGATGGCCATACTTTTAGCAACCTTTAATATTGGCGCCTCCGGAGTTCAAAGTATCACCTTACCCTGGGTCGTACTGGCAACATTAATCGGTTGTATCGCAGTTGGTATATTTATTTCGATCGTTGGAGATATAGGGGTTGAACATGGCTTGTCTTTTCCAGTTTATATGCGGGCGCCTTTTGGTATCGTTGGGACCCATATCCCTTCTCTAGCACGAGCAGTTACAGCATCATTTTGGTTTGGACTCAATACGTATTTTGGTTCAACCGCAATCAATTCCATTATCCATACCATCAATTCTGGATTTGATAACTGGTTGTTATGCTATATTATATTTGCCATTGTGCAGCTGATCAACACTGCTTCTGGTATTAAGTGGGTGGAGCGCTTTGCTGACATTGCGGCTCCAATCATTATTATTTTATCCTTAATCATCTACCACACATTGACAACAGATATCATCGAACACGGAAATAATGTTTGGGCTTGGGCAGAAAATCCGGTTACTGGTGGCGCGGCGTTAACAGCGTTTATGATCGTCATTTTTGCCAATATGGGCTTCTGGGCAACGTTAGGTTGTGATATACCAACGATATCGCGATTTTTTAAAGCACCCAAATATGAGAAAAATTGGTTTAAACGAAACAGAACGAATCTGATCGGCAGTCTAATTGCCCTGCCACTGACGGAAACATTTATGATCATGATTGGTGCTGCAGCCTTTATGGTAGCAGGCAGTTCTAACCCAGTTATTGCCCTTCAAGAGACAGCTTCCGGCTGGATGCTGGCGATGCTACTTCTTATGATTGTACTGACGCAGTGGTCGACGAATACGGCCGCAAACATTGTTCCAGCTGCCGCTATTTTTACAAATGCGCTTGGGCCTAAAGCATCTAATGCGATAGCTGTATTTATTGTTGGGATTGTGGGAACGATTATTCAGCCTTGGAGTGTCTATGAAATATTGACGCAGGCGCTGTTATTTTTTGGGGCCGTTTTGTCATCGATAAGCGGGATTCTCTTTGTTGATTATTATCTCTTAAGGAAGCGACGGGTCAATGTTCAGGAACTTTACCAACATAAGGGGCAATTCAAATATCACGGCGGGATAAACATTGCCGGTTTTATTGCCTGGGCGATTGGCGGGGCTGTTGCTATTTTGGTCATCGATTATTCATTTATTGTTGGTTTTGTTTTAGCCGGAACCATATACTTTGTATTAGCTAAGTACTGGTATTTTAATAAATTTCCACAGGCAGAAATAGAAGATCCAAGTGATGAAAAGTATCTTGGCATTACCGTTGGACGTGATTGGGTAATTGACGAAAATAGTGGAGATAGACAGGAAGAAGTGATTGGGTAACCTAAAAGGAGGGACATAGCGTTGTCAGGATATGATACTTTTCTAGCGGAAAAAAATCAAGTTGATAAATTGATTAAAAACGGGTATATCATAACTGGTTTAAGAGGCACTCTTGATGGTGATGTGGTAGAATTCGAGAATAAAATGACGTCCGATAAAAAAACGATGCTGTTAACAAATCCGGATAGCCGGAAGAACTTTGCGATACGCTGCATCAAGCAGCAAAAATAAGTGGCTGAATAAAGGTTTTAGTGCTATATAGCGGGGATATAATTGGAGGCGACAAATATGGAAAAACAAAAAGTACTCATTAATGGGGAACGACTCAAGAATACCGTTGAAGAGTTCGCCGATTTTGGCAGTACCAAAAACAATGGAGTCACACGTTTAGCGCTATCGGATATGGATATTAAAGTAAGAAGGCACTTTCAATCCGAGTGTGAAAAGCTTGGGATGACAGTCGTGTCTGATGATA from Tuberibacillus sp. Marseille-P3662 includes the following:
- a CDS encoding NCS1 family transporter, giving the protein MGKTDKNNSHLKSPDLLPISYHKRKIGVMGFFSMWIGMAILLATFNIGASGVQSITLPWVVLATLIGCIAVGIFISIVGDIGVEHGLSFPVYMRAPFGIVGTHIPSLARAVTASFWFGLNTYFGSTAINSIIHTINSGFDNWLLCYIIFAIVQLINTASGIKWVERFADIAAPIIIILSLIIYHTLTTDIIEHGNNVWAWAENPVTGGAALTAFMIVIFANMGFWATLGCDIPTISRFFKAPKYEKNWFKRNRTNLIGSLIALPLTETFMIMIGAAAFMVAGSSNPVIALQETASGWMLAMLLLMIVLTQWSTNTAANIVPAAAIFTNALGPKASNAIAVFIVGIVGTIIQPWSVYEILTQALLFFGAVLSSISGILFVDYYLLRKRRVNVQELYQHKGQFKYHGGINIAGFIAWAIGGAVAILVIDYSFIVGFVLAGTIYFVLAKYWYFNKFPQAEIEDPSDEKYLGITVGRDWVIDENSGDRQEEVIG